A segment of the Chlorocebus sabaeus isolate Y175 chromosome 15, mChlSab1.0.hap1, whole genome shotgun sequence genome:
GCCCTGCATGTATGCCATGCTGTCATCCTGCTGCAGCTCTGGCTGGGCCTGCAGCCTTTCCCCAAGAGCACCCAACACAGCAAGAAAGCTCACTGAAATCCACCCCTTTCCCTCCAGTCCACTCTCAGGACCTGGGGTGGGATGGACTCTGTGCCCTTCCAAATAAACCTTGCTAAGTCCACCTCTGTGCAACCTGCTTGGAGGTAGGGGCAACTGATGCCTGGTCCAGGCTGTGAGGGACATGTGTGGGACAGATAAAGAATTCACTGAAGCAGTCCTAAGAGGCACTTTATTGCATAGGATTTGGGGACTGTGGCTCTCTCCCCTTCCACTGTGCTGCAGGGAGCTCAGAGGATGGAGGGGAGGgtgagtggggtgggaggagcggGAGAGAGCACAGGCAGGCACTTCTTGTGGGGGCAAGAGGGCTCTAGGGAGGGAGTAAGAAGCAGTGGGGGACAGGCTGGCACCAGCCTACACCTTCCCAGCACCAAGAGGCCAGTCCTGGGCGGCAGTGTCTTTAGTGTGTTGGGTGGGGCGCCAACCCAAGCAGCAGCGGGCAGCCTTCACACGTTTGCTGGGCTGTAGCACAGCAGGTGTAGCTGCAGGTTCTGGTCCCAGTGGCGCAGTAGCAGGAAGAGCCCCCGGGCTGCGGCCTTGAGGGCGGCCAGGTCAAGGCCGTCAGGCAAGTGCTGGGCCCGCAGCCAGCAATCAGCCTTGGCTGCTGTCAGTTCCCACTCGCCAAAGGCAGCAGCGCATCGGTGCTCTAGCCAGGCCAGCGCCACGGCAGTGGCCCAGGTCCGGCCCCGCAGGTCGGTGCCGCCCAGCCCTTCCGCCCCCTCCGAGGCCTCGGTATCTGAACCCCGCCCACTGTCCACCTGGCCTGGACCCTCGGAGCCCGAGCTGGGGGACGGGCTGCAGGAGGCTGTGGCACTGTCACCCTGACCAACACCAGGGCCTAGAAGTGCCCAGGGCAATGAGGCCgaggtggggctgaggctggCACGGTGCACGGCAAAGGGCGAGGCGCGGCAGAGGCGCTCCTGCGAGATGCGCACAGCGGCACAGAAGGGCGCGTCCAGGCGGAAGGAGCCTGGTGCCTCCTGCAGCCGCACCTGAGGAGAGAGGAGGTGGGGGGAGAAGCGAGCTTAGACAGCGCCTGGCCCCGGCGGcgccaccctccacctcccgagtcCTCACCAGGGGCAGGTAGTCATGGTCGATGCCTTCACTGTTGTTGGCCTGGCCCAGGTCAGGTCTACAGGGTTTGTGACGGTGGCCCAGGCTAAGCCGAGAGGGAGGACGGGGAGGTGGGCGGCGAGGACCTTCCATGGGAGTGGCAGCGTCCCCCAAAGCACACTTGGAGTTGCCATTTTGGTCCGAGTCCCAGGCGCCTGCTGGAGAGCCTCCCTGAAGTCCTGCAGTGGGGATCATCAGTGCCAGCGGGTGGTCTCTAAGTCCAAGTGCCCCTACCCTTTCCCTACCTTTAGAGTAGACAACAGTAGGCAGAGGAGCTGCATCTAGACAGCTGTGAGCGGCAGGTGGGGTTCCTGGGGGCTCAGCTGGCTCTGCAGGGACACAGGGGACAGGAGTCAGGTTTGTCCAGGAGAGTGGCCAGTGAGGTGACAGCTGCACCTGAGAGGTCACCAGAAGAGGCCCCTACCTGAGCTGCACACTTGCAGGACCCCAGGCAGGACCTCCCTAGTGGTAGCATCCACAGCTACAGGGCAAGTGAAGCAGGAAGGGGCAGAGCTGACCTTACTTGTCTGAAGGGCTCGAAGCCAGCATCTCCGGGCATGGCCTGTGGAACCAAGGAGTGGTCTGTGGAACCCTCACCACCCACCCTCTACAGAGGGCTCATAGAAAAAATTGCAGTGTTCTCCCCAGCTTCTCCCTCTATCGACTTTAACAGAGTAGATTGCCTTGCTAGGCCCAGAACCAGCTCAGACTCCCCGACTTTGACAAGAAGTGGTCAGGCTGAACCTTCAACCTCTAGCAGAACAAGGGCCCCCGGCTGCCCAGAATTCAGCACTCTGGACACCACCCAGAGGAAGCACCTTTTCTTCCACCTATTTCTGCACTAACAGAACTTGGAAATATTCTCTCTTCGTGATCCAGTGTGGTAGCCATAGTCACATAAGACTATTGAGTACTTCAGCtgtggctagtgcaactgagGAAATGAACTCTAAGTATTTTCCTAAATGACAAAGATTTGTTTTAATGTGTGGGTGCTCTGAATCATTACAGGATCACATTGCCCTCTGAGCTGGCTGCTAGGAAGCTTGTCAGTCCTGGATCCGATCCTTGCAAGAGTGTATCACCTCACAGCATGCACCTTTAATATAATATAACCTCATTctcagtttccttttatttttactttttcccatTGCCCTGCTTAATTTTTTATCTTGTCTGACGTGAGCCTCAAATCCTTTGTGATGAAAGTGAGTTATGGAGAGTGACCAAACACACAGACCTCTACCTTTGCTGCTTTTAGCCCATGCCTTTGGGCCCTGACTGGACCCATGAGCCACTCACCCCGGTCTGCTGTGGTCTCGGCCCCTCCTCGGAGGGCCAGCTGCTCATTGTCCCGGACCACAGAGGCTGCTGTCAGCCGATGGAGTGCTTGGTCCCAAGCAGCTTCTCTTACAGGAGGTGAGGGAGGCTGTGAGCCATCTCCAGGTCCCCACAGTGTCTCCAGCCCAACACCCACCTCCCAGCACATAGGCTGCTCCCCACACAGGCCCCGGATCACCACATGGCAGCGTGGAGCCTGGGGAGGCACTGCCGGAGGGGCTGACTCCCCACTGGGAGGCACAGCCGTGAATAAGAAGGGTGGTTCCATCAGCATGTCCCAGTCCATGGGGGCTGGGGAGAGCAGGCTTCCTGGGAAGGCAAGACGGGCATGAGCAGAGTGGTCCTCTGGGATTTACCTCCCCAAGGCCTCCTTGGTGTCAGGGAAACCAGCTCCCCATCCAACACTTACCTGAGTCATCCAGGCCTTGTCCCAGTTGTTGGCCTGGCTCAGGACTTGGGCCATCTAGTATTGCACCCAAAGAGGGTTTGCGAGGTCGGCCGGGGACTTGGTTTGCCCGGCCTGGAGGTGAAGAGAGGCTTCGGCCAGCCAGAGCCGCTCTGTGCTGACGGCCCAGCACCTCAGTACTCAAGGCCCCCACCTGCAATGTGAGATATGGGGGCCACTGGTCAAGGAATGCAGAACCCCTGACCATCATACATGGGTGCACAGCTGGCCCATGCCCCTTGTCTGAAACCCTGGGCGGCCACTCACCACCTTGAGGAGAAAGGCCAAGTTCCTTATGGCCTACAATGACCTCTGGCCTTGGCCCCTTCCCAGCGTCATCCCACTCCACTTCCTATTTCCCACTTGTGGTTGTTgcttgtctctgttttcattcatGTCTTCTCCCTCTCTGCATGACTACCTTGTGCTTATTCTTCCAGATACGGCTCTGACTTTCCTGACTCCCTCAAGCGGAGTTAGTCACCCTGACTTTAAGCCCCCATAATACATGTCCTTGTGCTCATCACTGGTTGTTACATGGTATTATCATTGGGGATTTAcccacctttctctctagctAGACTTAATAGTAAGCTCCACATaatgtctggcacacagcaggtggtaaataaatatttgctggataCAAGGCGAATGAATGTGGGTTGCATCATACCTTGAATGGAGCCAGTGTGGGTGCAGGCAGGGGACAGGAGCGGGAGCCTGCAGGTTCTCCCCAGGCCAGACTGCGGCAACCTTGCTGAGAAGGGGGCTCCAGGGGAGCACTACCTTCGGGGGAGCCAGGACCCTGGGAGCCTGGAGACTCACTGCTGCCTGTGGAGCCTGGGCCTGGCTCGGGGCTGGCAGAGCAGTGGGTGAGCACATACTGCTCCCGAATGTACGAGGACTGGAAGATGCGGCGCCATATGGCTGTGTCAGAGGAGGGGTTGGGTCCAGGGTCCGTGACTGGGTCTGTCAGAGCATCAGTACCTGCTGGGAGGCAGTAGAATGGACCCCAGCCCTGACCCCTCCCAGTATCCACTCCAACAtagccacacacatacacctgggCACTTACTCCGCTCCGAGTCCCCGGCAGCCCATGGGCTGGACAGTTCTGCTGACACAGTGCCTGTTCCCAGTGGCTCCGAGGTGCCAGTGGGGTCAGTGCCAGGGCTGGCAGCAGATGGGGCCTCTTCTGGGGATGGAAACACGGACCCACCCAAGCTCTGCCAGCCAGGCTCTTGGCCCTAGAGAGAGTATTATTGGGAAAAAATTAGCTGCAGTTATATGCTACCTCTTTCCAAACAGGATTTTTAGATGGCTTATAGCAAGAGGCAACAAAGCTAATAAACCAGAAACAAAAGACCAGTACTAAAGAAGGAGGAAGCAAACATGTTCACCGTAAGGCTTAATAGAGCTGCTGGGAAGCTGAGCTTTAAGTTTGGCCCTGAGCTCCCTGGCagccaggccaaaaaaaaaaaaaaaaaaaagtctattataCAGCTCTCATGATCAAAAAGGAGGAAGTATGCATAGTTCTTCTAAAGAGATAaggcttttcattaaaaaataactaccATGTCTCCAGCTCCTACTGTGTCAAGTGTCCTGCCAAAACTACTCACTTTATGACCCCTGATGACAGCCACCTGTGAACAACATCGTTTCCATATGAGGAAATGGGTCAgtgaggtgaagtgacttgctcaaatcAAATGGCTggcaagtgacagagctgggattagagattGCGTCTAGGTTATGCTCATCCATAACTGCGTGTCCCAGAAAATACATTGGCTGGTGCTTTCTGTAGGGAACTATGTGAAGCCTTGAGCAAGCCTTGACAGAAACCTCATGGCAAATGCGGGTACTGTTTTCTGTGGCTGTGTGCTTTAATGACCTTGGGTAAAAAATCAGGGGCAACACTTTGCAGGACAACTCAGTGGAAGACCCGATGAAGGCAGCAGGGTGTGGTCATCTTGGGGGACCCAGTGTGATCTCTGTGGAGCCCTAGGGGATAGTAGAGGAGCTTGGTAGAGAGAGGCACAGAGAATGGAAAAAGGGTTTGGAAGAGATGCGGGGACTTCAGCCATCCCAGGCCCCCCTACCACATCCTAGCCCCCCTACCATACCCTAGCCCAGGCCTACCCCTGGTGGACGGGGCCGGAAGCCATCCACCCTGAAGAGTGAGCAGTAACCGAGGAGCTGGTCCCCAGGGTAGAGTGCTGGGATCTCCCGGGGGGTCAGCAGTGCCTCCACGGTGTCGGGCACAAACCAGTCCACAGAGATATCACTCAGGGCAGGCTCCAGTGCCTTCCGCAGAGCCTGCACCAGCTGTGGGGTGGCCAGAGGGAGGACATGGGAGGGAAAGAGGTGTCATACAGCCAGACACAGCAGGAAGGCTGCCCTTCCCTTGATGCCATCTGCCCAGCCCCTGAGCTGGTGGGGCACAGGTTCAGGCTGGGGTCAGGAGGAGGAATGAGGGTAGGAGCAAGCAGGGGGCCAGAGTGCTCAGTTCTCAGGATCTGGTCTGTCTCCTGGCCTGAGCTTTGCCACATGGATGGAGCAGGACTGTGAAGAGGAGGCTCAGTTCCAGGACTAAATGAGATTCAGAGGGTGGTCAGAGACAGTGTCCCGACACCTTTGGCCTTCACAGCACCAACAGCTCTTCCCCGGTGGAGTGGGGAGAAGGCCTGGTGAGGGCGCCAGGAGCCCCCATGGCCTGCCTGAGTTCTGTTTCAGACTTGATGTGTAACTTGGAAGAAAAACTTTCAGGTGTAGGGAACAGGGCCCAGGCTCAAGCTCACCATgggctgcagcctctgcccaggCCTCAGGAAGTAGGCCTGGCCCCTGCTGAGGGCAGATAAACCCTGGAGCAGCTGGTGGCAGGTGGGCCCCAGCCCAAAGGAGAAGCATCTGATGAGGGAAAGGAAGCAGCTGTGATCTTCGGGAGCCCCTTGTGCGGGCTCAATCTTAGGCATCTGGCTCTGCCCATCCCATACCTGGCTGTCCCCCTGTGCCACCTCATGAGCTCCAGGGTTCGGTGGGTAGTGGCAGCCATGGgtgaggcagcagtgagcaggAACAGCTGCCGAGGGTAGGCCCTGTGCTGGGGCTGCCCCATGGCCCAGTCCAGAGCAGCCAGCACATCTGGAGGCCCGCTCGGAATCTTCAGGGTCTCAATGCTCTCACAGATCAGCTGCACAGCGTCCTGGAGAGAGAAGGCACAGGCTGGGACGCACTGGGCTGAAACCTCTATGTAAGACCCCCAGAATCCCTGGACCACACTCACATCACTGCAAGGCCGGCTCTCTGGGAAGAGTGGCTGCACCAACGTCCCAAACACGGCCAGGTTGATAAGCGTCTGAGGCGGGAGGGACTTCACAGCCAAAACAATGGCATCCTGTGGAGAGCCAGGGAGGGCGGCATGAGGCCGGCCCCATGGGCCCTGATAGAGAGCAAGGGAAGCCAGATCGCTGCCTTATCCAGGCTGTGATTCAAATGAGAGGCTGTGGTAACCTGGGAGAGGTCCTGGATGTTAGGGAAAGCCTCTGTGCCAGTGAGCCCccgagtgtgtgtgagagactgTGTGTGGGACTCTGGAGGTATACATGAAACTTCAGTCTCCCCGTGATTGGAGTGACTCCCTGTGACTGAGTGCGAGTCTATGTATGAGAGGCTCTTGGAATCCTGGAGAGACGTGTGTGCGTGGATATGAGCAAGAGAGCGTGACAGTGTCTGTTTGGTGGTTGCAGCAAGGCTGCTCTCTGCAGGAATCCCCTGAGGAGTTGCCATCTGCTTCCTCTTTGGAAGATGGTGTTTGAAGCAACAAggtaactcctggcttcaagaggcTGCCCCCAGCCCACCACAGACctactgccccaccccacccccaggcctgCCCACACCACACCCGCACGGGCCTTGTGTGCCGCGCTGCTGCCATCCAACAGGAAGAgtagctcccgagtagctgtccCCAGGTGTCCGGGCTTGGAGCTCAGGTCCGGGCAGAAGCTCAGCACCAGCACAGGGTTCAGCAGGATGTCCTTGTGGAAGCGTCGCTGCAGGAACCACACCTGAGCAGGGGAGTCccaaatcagcctgggcaaggcTTAGTGCTACTTTGTTGAGGCTGGGCAGTGGGACTGGCTCTGGGGCCTTTTTCTGTCTGATCCACCCAGAGGGGACATCTTTTTGTAGTAATTAGAATAAAGGCAGGGGCAAAGGCTGGTGGCTGTCCTCTGTTTATATCAGACCTAGCCTCCATCCTCTGAGACACACCCCAGAAAGATTCACATCGGCCCTCCAGTGACAGTACTCATCTGCCCTCTGTGATGGGGGGGTGGCAGCTGTGGAGAGATCTTGCTGAGAAAGAGGCCTCCCCGTGCCCATCCCAATGTAAGCCTGCTTGCCTGCTCCTTGTGCACAAATGCAGCCAAGGCTGGGGGCCAGGCCAGGCTCCTATGGCAGTACCTGCCGGTCCCCATCACTGTCCCTTCGCTGTAGCCTCTGGAAATCTCGGCGGGCCCTTACCCGGGCCTCATATTCTGCTGAGCTCAGGCTGCCGCCCTCCAGCATCAGGTGTGGCTGATGGGGTTCTGAGAGGAGAGGACACAATTCTGTCAAGGAAGTCCCTGCCTCTGGACCCCAAGTGCCCAGTTTCACTGTCCGGGAGGAGCCTGCAGGTCCAGCCTTCCTACACCACAGGCTCCGCCCTCACAGATGACTCAGTCCATCTGGCTGGGGCCCAGAAACCTGTACTCGAGAAATGCTTCCCCCATTCATACAGAAGCAAGTCAGGGGTGACCCACGGTGTGTCCCAGTCTCTCACCACTGGGGTGTAGCAGGATCTCCAAGGCCCGGTCACAGTGGTGGCCCTCTGCCAGTGTGACACAGATGGTGGCTGCAGAGCTGGCATGAGGAGGGGCATCTGCCCGCAGGGCATGAGAGGGGCTCTCCAGGCCTGAGGGACACAGAGGCAGGAAGGGGAGATGCAGCCATCACACCTTCCCAGGGACAGCAACTGTTGGCAGGGGTCATGGCTGATTCAGTCAGCTCTCAAGAGTCTGATCTAAAGGGGTCAGATGGACAAGGGAGGATGTGCCTGCTTTCATGGGCAGGGAAGTAGATTCCAGCTGGGTTTCTGGCTGGTTGAAGAGTCATGCATCAGCCAGGTGCTGATTTAGCATCCACCCCCCACCTTCTGCATAAGGAAAAGGTACTTCCTCACGGGTACCGGTCCCATTGTAGTCTCTCTCTTCCCACTGGTGGGTGAGATGAGATATAAATAAATTACCTTGATAAaattaggggtgtgtgtgttaggtagAGGTGACCAGGGGATGCTCCCACTGCTAACCCAGATGTTCTTGAGGCTTGGGTCCCTGTCTTTTTGTCCTGTGTCCCTCCTATCCCTGAGCCTTATTTCCTTTCCAGTCACTACACTGGGAGGAGTGGGCATCTGAAAAGAGGGCAGGCCAGCCAGATGCACCCACCTGCAAGCAGGCATGGCCCAGTCACCAGCATCTCGAAGGAGAAGGTATATGGGGCAGGGCATCGGGCAGGGCCTGAGAACACGTCCTGAGGGGCAGCTGGCTCCTCCCACGCCAGCCCTTCCTCCTGAGGGCTGCCCACCCCGAAGCAGCTGGTGGGGCTGGAAGGGAGCATGAGGAGGGTCACTGGGCCACCGTGAAGGCCCCTAACCCCTCCGGCTGACTGGCCCCAGCCCTTCCTCACCCTTCCCATCCCCTGGGGTACCCTGCCAATGCCCCCTCACCCGCACTAGACCCAGAGAAGCCGAGGGAGGGACGAAGAGAATCACCATAGGCCCAACCTGTCGTCACAGAGCCCCGGAGGCCTGGGGGGCCCCGGCGGGCCTGGCGGGGCCAGTGGGGTGAGCACAGTGGGCAGTGCCACATGCAGCACCCCGTCAGGCCTTGAGGGCAGCTCCCGGCTGCTGTGCAGGGTCACCGTCATGGTGCCAGCCGCGGCGATAAGGCCTGTGGGCAGCACCAACGTGGACCGGGCCTGGGCCAGATCCAAGACAAGATGACCTATGATGGGTGAGAAATGGGGTCAGAGCATGCTGGaagcagagaagagggaggaagctaGAGGTGGGAGCAGGCATCGGGTCAGGGAGCCTGGGCAAAGGGGACTTTGCGTGTTGGCACTAGGCTAATGCATTGGTGACACAGGATGGAGGCATGAGATGAATGATAGCAGGAGAGGCAGACTAACTGTGGAAAGATCTGGCTGTCATCAGGCAAGAGCTCAGTGACATCCTTGCTAATGGAAGGCTGAAGAGAAGGGGCCATGTCCACTCTCAAGGCCCTGGGAATACCCACACCCTCTGCCCCTCTCCCCCTGTCTGCCTCTTTCCATTCAGCCCTTGGCCACCATCCCTTGTGGATAGACACCTCCCTGTAGCCTGGGACCCCACTCTGCTCATAAATCTCCTGCTCATGAACCATCAGGAGCTCCCCCATTGCCCACTAAGGTGGCTCCAGAATTCTCTACTCCTCCCAGGCAGGAGGAACAAAGAAGCAGGAAGCAGGCTAGAGGACATAAAGCTCCATTTGCACACTGCACACACTGTTTTATTTAGCTCCTAGGTTTATTTGGGGACTCGGGGGGCTGCTAAAGGAATAATGACCAGCCATGTACAGTGGCAGCTGTGTACACCACCGACGTGGTCTGGCCCCAGCCCACCTTCACAGCCCTACTGTACCTCACTTCCTCACAATGACCAATTGTTCATCCTTtcagtaaatacttgctgaataactgaagggaagaaaaagatggaaagagagaaagaaaggggctTCCATTCCAGCCAATTGACATAGTGGAGAGAGCACAGCATCAGGTTTTAAATATCAGCTCTGTGACCTCTAATTGAGTCCTTTGGCAACTGTCTTGTTCTGaggagcctgtttcctcatccataaagtgGGGATCATAATAACTCTGTGATTGTGGGGAGGAACAAATGAGGTATGCAAAGCACCCAACATGTAAGTCAGTGACCCCAGCTATGACTTTCAACCCCCATAACAGGAGGGAGGGGGATTATCGCCCTTCCATCCCTCATAACAGGAAGAAACCAGCATTACCCACTACTCAGGATTCAAATGAGGTGATACTAGCGATTGTAAACTGTAAATCACTGTAAATATGAGGCATTTTATTGTCATTACCCACTATAACCTACTTATAAGCATTTGCTTATACTGTTGCCCCTACCTTCCACCTGAGTCCTACCCTTTCTTGCAGACAAATGCTGGCTCTCCCTCCTTCTGGAACATTCCTGGGGCCTCACCCCAGAGCTCACTCTAGCCTCTAACCATGAGCCTCCCAACCTGCTGGGCTTATGCCAGCTCTCAACACCACCAGATTCTGTTCCTTTTCTTACCTGGATTGTAAATCCCATGGGCAGGAATCAAAGGCATgtatgaatgaatcaatgaaagaACCAGGTGCAAACACAGCACACAGCGCAGGGCTGGGCTTCTGTCCCTTCCCCAGGCACTCACTGGGTCTCATAGTGCCAGGTTCTGTGTGAGGTGCTGGGATTTGGAGATGCTCCAGCagggagacagacaggcagatCTGTGACAATGACTCCGCCTGTAAGTGCCATAATGGAGGGGGCACAAAAGGCTGGGGAGCCAGGAAACAGTGCAGCTAATTATTTGTGGGGGAGTCAGGGAGAGTTTCCCAAGGAGTGACGTTTAGTGGACCTTAAAGGACAAGTAGGAATTTGCTCAATAGAAGATGGGAAGACAGAGCAGAGAGGTAGGAAGGGACCTGTCAGTCAGTGTGGCCAGTGGCGGTGGTACCTGGTGTGTGGGATCGCGGGGAAAGGGATGGAATGGGGTGAGACTGAGGGCCTTGGCTGCTAGGCACAGGAGTCTACACTTGATCCACTGGCCCACGCGGGACCTGGCTGAGGTGTGCAGCCTAAAAAAGTAAGGGGGCGGAGGGGACCAGCTGGGGAGAAGGCTCCCTTTGCAGCCCCCTAGAGAGACCCATCTCCTGGGCTGTAAGGGCTGCTGGCGCCCCCGCAAGCCCTGTGCTGCCTGCTATGTCTGTCTCCCTGGCTGTGAACCTCAGGGTCATGTtctcccagcacctggcacaggtcAGGTGCCCAGCCCACGACTGTTGAATACGAGGATGAGCCAATGAATGCACAAGGCAGCGCCTGGAGGAAGGCGGGGGACGGGCGTAGGCCGAGCGGGTGCGGGAGCCTGAGCTGCACCGGGCCTTCAGGAGCGCAGGTGCGGGAGCGTCGGACTCACCCTGCGCGCAGCGGCGGGGCGTCGGGGTCCCCAGCCCGGGGCCCAGAGCGCGGCAGCAGGCGGCCTGCGAGCGGCGCCGGCTCTGCAGCTGGAAGGAGACGCGCCGTCCGGCGGCCTCGGCCTCGAAGCCGGACACCACCTCGGCCTCGGCCAGCGGGTACACGAACACGCCTGCGGAGGGCGGCGGGAGGTGGCGTCGGACCCCGCCCGGTTCACCCCCCTCCCCGCCCGCGCCCCACCCGGACCTCACCGTCCACCGGGTGCGGCTGCGGGTTGCGGTAGGTGAGCCGGGCCCGCACGCTAAGGCAGGGGCCGTTGGCGCAGGCCCGGACCCAGGAGTCCGTGAGCGGCAGCGGCGTCCAGCTGGAGGGGCAGTACAGGCCGGGCATGGCGCCGGGAGGCCGGCCCTACGCGAACCGGCCTGGGGAGCTGGGCGCAAGGTGACGGGGCGCCCACCCCGCGCTCCAGAGGCCAGCGCGAGAGTCTCACTCCAACGCCCGGACGGGGCCTGTCGGGGCGCGAGGCCGAGCGGGGGCTCCTGCGGGCGACAGGTGGCGGGGGAGATAAGGGGGCGGAGGGCGTGGAGGCGAGGGGGGCATCCTCACGCGTTACCTGGTCAGCCGGGCCGCGGAGGGTTAATGATTAACGCGCGCTCGGGCGCCCAGCAGTCCCGCCGAGGCTCCCCCAGGGGTGGGGGCGGTCACAGCTGTTCCACCGCCCGCTCCCAACCTCGCTGCCACCCCCGTACATGCCGGCCCCCCGGGGCTCCCCGCGGCCGCCAGCTGTCGGAAGCGGCGCGGGTGGAGATGGAAGATGCTCCGGGAGGGCGGAGGTTTAAAAGGGCCCGAATTCCACCCCCCGAGGCCTCTGGCCTGGCGAGGGACGGCGGGGGCAGGGTGGAGGGGGCGCCGAAAGGGCCTCGGTCTTTCTCTCCCTGGTGCCTCATCCGACCGGGGTGCTGGCTGGAGTGGAGGGGTTAAGGGTGGGAAGAACGAGCTGGGAAAGCGAAAAGAGGGGTTCTTCGGGAGGCAAGCCCGGGAGAGGTGTCGGGCCAGGGGAGAGTCCATGGGAGTCGCCAGGGCATCGCTTCCCACCCCGGCAGAGCTGATGTGGGAGGAGGGGGCACCTGCAGTCGCCGCGGCCCGCGCAAGGGATGCCGCGGGCTGGCTCTGGGGATCGCCCCCCTCCCAGTGGCAGCTTCAGCCTCACCGTCGCGTCCTCCGCGGATTTCTAGGCGCCCACGGGATCCGTGTGGTTAGTGCCGCCTCTGCGTCCCGGGTGGCCCTGGGTCCCGGCACCTGCCGGCCGCCAGCTAGCGACTCTGGCTGCGGCGGCTCTGAGTCCCCGCAGGGGCGCGGGCCCTGCCGGCGGTGGTCCCGCCCCCGTTCTGAGAGGCCGCCCCTCCAGCCTGCCGTAGCCCCGCCTGCTGCTGCTGCGGCGGGGCTGGCGCTCCCCCCTCCCTCGGGCGAGGTACCGCCTCCGCGCCAGCCGCGGCAGCCCGAGCCAGACTGGGCACCGCAGTGCAGGGACCGCGTTCCCGCCGCCGCACGGATCCCCGTCACTGCGGGACCGAGGCCTCAGAGACCCCACCCTTTCCATTCTTCAGGAATAAGGCGTCCTGCAAGTGCCACCCGCACTGCCGCGACCCCAGCTATCCAATAGGACGGCATCCCattccccagcccaccccaccccctgccctgggTGGCTTCCCATCGCTGCAGAGACCCTCCCTCCTGACTGCAGCGAACCTCAGCCCCCCATCACCGTCACCGCAGGACTCTTCCCGCAAGAAGCCAACCCCTTTCCTTTGCAAAGTGCTCTTCATCACCGCAGAAAACCTCCCCCATCCCTGCAGGTACTTTTAGTTCATGCAGCCACTTCAGTGACCACTCACTCCAAGCAGGGATTCTTCACCACTGCAGcgacctcctcccacccccaaacaACCGGCCTTGGCATCGCTGCAGTGCCGACTGCCCACTTCTGCTGGGGTGGGAGGGTGTGCGCGATAGCTCCGTCAGCCTGTAACCCCTTGGTCTCTTCAGTTGTGCGGGTCTTGGGAGTGAAGCCTTCCAGCCTGAAGAGCCTTCTCATGGCTGCAGACCGCCGCTTCATAGCAGTGACCCCCACCCATCACCGAAGCGCCTGAAGAGAAAACATCTCTGCTTGTCAGAAGGGCCCCTTGTTATTGGCAGACTTTGCATGTGCTTGACAATGTTATACTGTCAAAAAGTAGGAAGGTCCGGTAAACCTCTCCCAGGACCCCCGAGGGAGAGTCTGAGAgccctggggaagggaggggagatgaCCATGTTTGGGGGTCATCCATGTAAGCTTTTTGACAGATGCCACACTGAGATTCTGCAGAGAGAGCCTGAGGAGAGCTGGGGGTGGAGGACAGCCAGTAGG
Coding sequences within it:
- the VWA5B2 gene encoding von Willebrand factor A domain-containing protein 5B2 isoform X3 yields the protein MPGLYCPSSWTPLPLTDSWVRACANGPCLSVRARLTYRNPQPHPVDGVFVYPLAEAEVVSGFEAEAAGRRVSFQLQSRRRSQAACCRALGPGLGTPTPRRCAQGHLVLDLAQARSTLVLPTGLIAAAGTMTVTLHSSRELPSRPDGVLHVALPTVLTPLAPPGPPGPPRPPGLCDDSPTSCFGVGSPQEEGLAWEEPAAPQDVFSGPARCPAPYTFSFEMLVTGPCLLAGLESPSHALRADAPPHASSAATICVTLAEGHHCDRALEILLHPSEPHQPHLMLEGGSLSSAEYEARVRARRDFQRLQRRDSDGDRQVWFLQRRFHKDILLNPVLVLSFCPDLSSKPGHLGTATRELLFLLDGSSAAHKDAIVLAVKSLPPQTLINLAVFGTLVQPLFPESRPCSDDAVQLICESIETLKIPSGPPDVLAALDWAMGQPQHRAYPRQLFLLTAASPMAATTHRTLELMRWHRGTARCFSFGLGPTCHQLLQGLSALSRGQAYFLRPGQRLQPMLVQALRKALEPALSDISVDWFVPDTVEALLTPREIPALYPGDQLLGYCSLFRVDGFRPRPPGGQEPGWQSLGGSVFPSPEEAPSAASPGTDPTGTSEPLGTGTVSAELSSPWAAGDSERTGTDALTDPVTDPGPNPSSDTAIWRRIFQSSYIREQYVLTHCSASPEPGPGSTGSSESPGSQGPGSPEGSAPLEPPSQQGCRSLAWGEPAGSRSCPLPAPTLAPFKVGALSTEVLGRQHRAALAGRSLSSPPGRANQVPGRPRKPSLGAILDGPSPEPGQQLGQGLDDSGSLLSPAPMDWDMLMEPPFLFTAVPPSGESAPPAVPPQAPRCHVVIRGLCGEQPMCWEVGVGLETLWGPGDGSQPPSPPVREAAWDQALHRLTAASVVRDNEQLALRGGAETTADRGHARRCWLRALQTSKVSSAPSCFTCPVAVDATTREVLPGVLQVCSSEPAEPPGTPPAAHSCLDAAPLPTVVYSKGRERVGALGLRDHPLALMIPTAGLQGGSPAGAWDSDQNGNSKCALGDAATPMEGPRRPPPRPPSRLSLGHRHKPCRPDLGQANNSEGIDHDYLPLVRLQEAPGSFRLDAPFCAAVRISQERLCRASPFAVHRASLSPTSASLPWALLGPGVGQGDSATASCSPSPSSGSEGPGQVDSGRGSDTEASEGAEGLGGTDLRGRTWATAVALAWLEHRCAAAFGEWELTAAKADCWLRAQHLPDGLDLAALKAAARGLFLLLRHWDQNLQLHLLCYSPANV